The Pelagibaculum spongiae genome contains the following window.
TACCGCAATTGATTTCCGTCGCTTATATAGCGCTGGTTCAATGATGGTATTTAATAGCGATCGTCAACCAAAGGATTTACTGCATAACTTCAGCCATTTCTTTGTTCACGAAAGCTGCGGTTTCTGCACCCCTTGTCGTGGTGGTTGCCAAATGTTGGCCGCTTACAGCGACCAGGTTATGAACGGAACCTTGCAAAAGCAGGATGAAAAAACGCTGCTTGATACTTGTAAGCTGATGATGACTACCAGCCATTGCGGCTTGGGTAAAACAGCTGGACAAAGTATTGGTCAGATTTTCCATCATCATCTGAAAGCCCAGAAGGCAGAAAATCAGGAAATGGCTCATGAGTAATTCCAATACCATTTTAATTGATGGCCAGGAGGTTCCTTTTGAACCAGGTGAAACCGTTCTGGCTGCGGCAAAAAAAGCAGATGTTTATATTCCACATCTTTGCTTTCATCCTGAAGTAACAGTTCATGGTAGCTGCAAGCTCTGTACAGTAAAAATAAATGGTCGCTGCGTATCTTCTTGCCTGACTAAAGCTTCATCGGGCATGGCTGTGGAAAACAGCAGCGAAGAAATTCTCGATTTGCGCAAGCAATTAATCGAGCTTTTATTTGCTGAAGGTAACCACTACTGCCCAACTTGCGAACTGTCAGGTAATTGTCAATTACAGGCCTTGGCCTATGAATTTGGCATTACTCATACTCGCTTCCCACTGCAATATCCAATTCGGGAAATGGATGCAACGCATCCAGATATCATTCTCGATCGTGATCGTTGCATTAACTGTTCACTGTGTCGCCGTGCCAGTGCTCAGGTCGATAAAAAAGATGTCTTCTCGTTAGCTGGACGGGGTCCTGAGACTTATCTGCAGGTCCACTCTAGCGACGGTACTTTAGGCCAATCAAAACTTACTGTTGATGATTTAGCAGCAAACATTTGCCCCGTTGGCGCTTTATTCCATAAAAAGAACAACTACAGCCAACGCCCTGGTCAACGGATTTATGACAATCAGTCGATCGGTGAAGTAGGCAACCAGCGTCTGGAACGAGTCAAAGAGGGTGAAAACCATGGCTGATCAAAAAATAAAGGTAGCCACCTGTTCTCTGGGCGGATGCTTTGGTTGTCACATGTCGTTACTAGACATCGACGAAGCACTGATCGAAGTTGAAAAACACGTTCAGTTCGATCGCTCACCCATTACCGATATCAAAAATATTTCTAAATGTGATTTAGGTTTAATTGAAGGCGGTCTGTGTAACGAAGAAAATGTTCACGTACTAAAAGATTTCCGCGAGAACTGCAAAGTTTTAGTTGCTGTTGGTGCCTGCGCAATTAATGGTGGGTTACCTGCTATGCGCAATGGAATCGATGTTCAAGATTGTCTGAAAGAGGTGTATCAAACCGGTTATAACCTAACCACTGATATTATCCCCGATGACCCGGAAATTCCGCGCTTACAAGAAAAAGTGCAACCGTTGCACGAACTGGTGAAAGTAGATTATTTCTTACCAGGTTGCCCACCACCTGCACCGGCTTTTCTTGAACTCATTACGGCACTGCTTGAAGGCCGCGAACCTAATATTGATTATCCACATAGGCGTTTTGACTAATGGAAAACCAAACGCAAGCTGGCCTCCGCCGTATCGCCATTGAGCCGATTTCCCGCGTAGAAGGCCACGGAAAAATTACTCTACTGCTTGACGACGAAGGTCATGTTAAGCAGGCACGTTTACACATTGTTGAATTTCGTGGATTTGAAAAATTCATTGAAGGCCGCCCTTATTATGAGCTGCCATTATTAGTTCAGCGCTTATGTGGTATTTGTCCGGTGAGCCACCATTTGGCAGCAGCCAAGGCAATCGACCAAATTAACGGTGTTAAACAATTAACACCTGCGGCTTTAAAATTGCGCCAGTTGTTACACTGGGGACAATTATTACAGTCTCATGCACTGCACTTCTTCCATTTGGCATCACCTGATTTATTGTTTGGTTACGACAGCGATGTTAGCAAGCGTAATATTATTGGCGTGTTAAAAGAATATCCGGAAATTGCCGTCCAAGGCGTAAAAATCCGTAAATTCGGCCAAGAAGTTATTCGTGCTGTCAGTGGTAAACGTATCCACGGTATTGCAGCACTTCCAGGTGGCATGAACCAGCCGTTAGACCGCGAAGTTTATCAATACCTGACCGCTGAAATTGATCAAATCGTTGAGTGGAGCAAAGACGCCGTCGAATTGGCTCGTCGCTTGTGCCTAGAAGACACCGAATTATTTAATTCGTTCGCTAGCACCGAATCACCTTATATGTCACTTACTGACGAAAAGGGCGGCCTAGAATTTTACGATGGTAACTTGCGTGTTAAAAACGCTGACGGTTCGATCCTTAATGATCAGTTCCCGAATGAGCGTTACACCGACTTAATTCAGGAAGAAGCCAAGAGCTGGAGCTATATGAAGTTCCCATTCTTGCGCTCAATTCGTGAAGCGCAAGGTGGCGACTCTGGCTGGTATCGCGTTGGCCCATTGGCTCGAATTAATAACTGTGATTCTATTTCGACGCCTTTAGCCGAGCATTATCGTCAAGATTTTATGAAAATAGCGGGTAACCCGCTTGCGCATCAAAATCTGGCGTTCCACTGGGCACGAATGATTGAAGCATTGCACTGTGCAGAATCAATTCAGAAAGTGCTGGCAGATCCAGATCTGTTTAGCCTCGATTTAGTCGCTAAAGGCAATAGACAAAGCTCAGGTATCGGTATTATCGAAGCGCCTCGTGGCACCTTATTCCATCATTATGAAGTCAATGATGACGACCAAGTCACCATGGCGAATCTGATTGTATCGACTACTAGTAATAACTTTGCCATGAACGAAGCAGTTTGTTCAGCGGCTAATCAGCATATTGATGGTAATGAAGTTACACCTGGCTTGTTAAATCTGCTAGAAGTTGCTGTGCGTTCTTATGACCCATGTTTGTCTTGTGCTACCCACGCAATTGGTAAAATGCCGCTGCATGTGGAAATGCTCGATAGCAAAGGTCAGCTGATTCATCAATTAAGTAAAAATTCGAATGGTGAGTTTAGCTAAGGTTAATAATTCGATAATTTAATCGATTATTTTTCTAACTAATTTATTCTAGCGGCCAGTCGGTCGCTGGAATAAAAAACATTTAGCAGGTTTATTGCTATGAGTGACCATCTCAGTAAGACAAAAATTAGTTTGATTGCCTATGGCAATATTGCCCGCGGCGATGATGGTGCAGCACCGGTACTGTTAAATCGAATTGAAGAAATTCAGTCACAAATAGACTGTCAATTGCATCTGGTTGAAGATATGCAGCTCGGCCCTGAGCATGCATACGATTTAAAAGACGTCGATGCAGTCATATTTCTCGACTGCGACAGTCAATGTGAAACCATCAGTTTCAAGCAATTAGCCGCACAAATTAACGTTCATTTTTCTAGCCATGCCCAGACACCGGAAACCGTGATGTCACTTCATGGCATGCTAACAGAATCAGAAACACCACCCTGCTATCAATTAGGCATTGGCGGTGATGATTTCGAATTAGGGCAGAATATGA
Protein-coding sequences here:
- a CDS encoding 2Fe-2S iron-sulfur cluster-binding protein, which gives rise to MSNSNTILIDGQEVPFEPGETVLAAAKKADVYIPHLCFHPEVTVHGSCKLCTVKINGRCVSSCLTKASSGMAVENSSEEILDLRKQLIELLFAEGNHYCPTCELSGNCQLQALAYEFGITHTRFPLQYPIREMDATHPDIILDRDRCINCSLCRRASAQVDKKDVFSLAGRGPETYLQVHSSDGTLGQSKLTVDDLAANICPVGALFHKKNNYSQRPGQRIYDNQSIGEVGNQRLERVKEGENHG
- a CDS encoding NADP oxidoreductase, whose protein sequence is MADQKIKVATCSLGGCFGCHMSLLDIDEALIEVEKHVQFDRSPITDIKNISKCDLGLIEGGLCNEENVHVLKDFRENCKVLVAVGACAINGGLPAMRNGIDVQDCLKEVYQTGYNLTTDIIPDDPEIPRLQEKVQPLHELVKVDYFLPGCPPPAPAFLELITALLEGREPNIDYPHRRFD
- a CDS encoding Ni/Fe hydrogenase subunit alpha: MENQTQAGLRRIAIEPISRVEGHGKITLLLDDEGHVKQARLHIVEFRGFEKFIEGRPYYELPLLVQRLCGICPVSHHLAAAKAIDQINGVKQLTPAALKLRQLLHWGQLLQSHALHFFHLASPDLLFGYDSDVSKRNIIGVLKEYPEIAVQGVKIRKFGQEVIRAVSGKRIHGIAALPGGMNQPLDREVYQYLTAEIDQIVEWSKDAVELARRLCLEDTELFNSFASTESPYMSLTDEKGGLEFYDGNLRVKNADGSILNDQFPNERYTDLIQEEAKSWSYMKFPFLRSIREAQGGDSGWYRVGPLARINNCDSISTPLAEHYRQDFMKIAGNPLAHQNLAFHWARMIEALHCAESIQKVLADPDLFSLDLVAKGNRQSSGIGIIEAPRGTLFHHYEVNDDDQVTMANLIVSTTSNNFAMNEAVCSAANQHIDGNEVTPGLLNLLEVAVRSYDPCLSCATHAIGKMPLHVEMLDSKGQLIHQLSKNSNGEFS
- a CDS encoding hydrogenase maturation protease, which produces MSDHLSKTKISLIAYGNIARGDDGAAPVLLNRIEEIQSQIDCQLHLVEDMQLGPEHAYDLKDVDAVIFLDCDSQCETISFKQLAAQINVHFSSHAQTPETVMSLHGMLTESETPPCYQLGIGGDDFELGQNMSERCHKNLKLAQAHLLSLLETPVSQWNPL